ttcagctacaccattttgttgtggtgtgtaaggggctgaaacttgatggacaattccagtgagttcaaaataacttggattatagtattctccacctctatccgatcttaagcacttgataaatgattcacactgaagttcaacttcagatttataaactttaaatttatcaagcgcttcatcttttgaatgcaataaatatacataacaatatctagaacaatcatcaataaaagtaacaaaatatttctttccacctaatgtaggagtattatgcaagtcacataaatcactatgtatcaaatcaagcaattttgttttccttttaaccttagggaaaggatttcttgtaattttagtcaacatacaggtattgcatttttcaatattattattaaaaacaggaattaaatctaatttatacatgtcattcaattttctataattcaaatgacctaatctataatgccacaaacaaaatgattcaaccatataagcagaaatagtatttttattcttattaataatattaagtttgaacatgctttcatacatatacccttttcccacaaaaattcctcccttagacaaaataaacttatctgcctcaaaaacaagtttgaaaccaaacttattcaacagacttccagacactaaatttttcctaacttctggtacataatatacatcatttaaggttaaaacctttccagaagtgaattgtagttcaacagaccctttgcctttaattgttgcggtggaagaatttcccatgtacaagacattgtcattttcacattgtgtgaactttgtgaatatgcttttgtctttgcacgcatgtttggttgctccggtatcaatccaccatgtattatcatcttgtgccatattaatttcagatatcattgcaacgaactttttgttattatcagccttagaagatgatttcttctttaaaaatcgacattcattcttgaaatgtcccggctttccacaatgatagcatgagcccttttgtttctttttgaacttaggtgctctatcagtctgattaaactttctcttgaatggtttagtagtctgtacttcctccgtaacatgtattttggcattttcagaatttaggttctgatcttgttttcgatactcttcttcaatacgaagatgatttgccaaagcctcaagagatatttcctctttcttatgttttagacttcttttaaagtctttccaagatggaggaagtttttctattatggaggataccacaatcatttcatccattttcatatcatattgcttaaattgattcagcatcttttcaatatcatgaaattgttccataacagaacgaccatcaaccatttgataattattgaaacgactgacaagaaatttcttacttgtaacatcttcggtcatgtatcttgcctccaatttgtcccataattctttagcggtgacgtcgttttggtaggtgtcgaacaaaccatcagataaaccattcaatatgtggccaatgcacatgtaatcagcattgtcccatttttgtctttctcgggttgcagcaacagattcattttcattctcttcaggtcttggagtatccaaaacataagcaatcttcaaagttgataacaaaaagtgcatctttttctgccatcgtcgaaaattgccaccatcaaaatgatcaagtttaacaaagttggaagccaactcccttagtgttccactttcatgtgttgtggtagtcatcatgaaatataaccttaaaattgttagtacaaaactccggtaaggaaaaaactcgaacacacgatcggaactcgaaaagaaaaagaagaaataggacaggctccaaggcgtgtatcaagccactatctttaaggttatattcgccccacttatcttcagtgtgcaaacgagttccaagcaaattaacctcgaggatacaatgaagccaatgactatttgcgttttgcactgacgagaatagtccactatgcactagtaatgtataacaaaaactcaatttctacaaaggatttctgcagcaatactttatagaataatctaataatattagaaaatgaaggaagagaagaaataatattagaatttgttgatatgatttccaaatgaaatcccattcctatttataggaattttcatgtctcttcatagagacatctttcaataggtgtctttatgaataaataaataataataattattcatttaattttgtaactattcaaataatattttttgaatagttataattcttttttttaaaaatcaaatgatataacttttgaccaatgaccaaaagttttatcttttgattaattacaacacccattcatttatagttattgggatactataaatatttgaaaatattccaacagtACATAATCTCATACCACATTTCATTTGGCATGTCATATTTGaacatataattacattaatcACCATCTAACACTACATATGTGTCATAATATATCATCAAGTACATTTCTTTTCTCCTCTCCAACTCGAATCCATTGCTTTGTTTTATATCCATATTGGCTCTCAATGCTCATTTTAATTAGTTTGCATCATCTTTCACATGGTACCTTTTgtcattttaacatttatacaCAAAATACACAATTTGCTATTAGCATTTAATATCGAATGTCATTTAGCAAGACATATGTTTATAATTCCTATTAACTGAACACGGACTCAAGGCGGATACATAGACACTAATATATCTAGCACCCAATGCCTCATTAGAACATCTAAAGTATAATTTGCATTTTGCGCCTCATTGGTATAAACCGAAGTAATGTTATACGAATCCTGCTCAtcataaataaaacttaaacaaTGATACGAGTCTTGTGAAGAATCTAAAGCAGTTTCTGGTTTTATTATTGTAACTAGAAGGCAATGCCTACTCAGAGGCCAAGGGGAGCAGTAATTTTGGCATAGCATAGCTGTTACAATAATTAAAACCTctaatttcttttgattttcaactATACCAGTGAATAATTAATGAAATGAATTCTTGGCTATAACAGCAGCGTTTAGGCTTTGTTGCTCCCCAACACTTAATTCTTTGATGCGTAGGCTGAAGTAAATAAGCCAATTATTAGAGATGCCGCTTCTCCACCATGTTACCACTCACCCACCTTTGCTTTTGACTTGGGCTGCTTTATATTTTAGAGTTTTAAATCATTGGATTCCTATTGCTTTTGGAGCAACAATAATGCAGCATTCTagtttttaaaacacaaaactaaaccgaatataaaaaataagaacTAAATTCTATTAGTTTGGTTCAGTTCAGttcattagtttttaattatttttaaaattatagttCGTTCActattttgaatataaaatatttaattttacattataaaaattaaaaagtactcatcaattaaataaaaaaataaaattccctTTCgttttactatttatgtttaagaTTTATAACTACCTCTCCCAATAATGTCATCTCCAAGATTCAAACTTATATCTTCCCTTGAAAATGTAATGTGCTTTCACATCCAGCACTTGGTGGTTAATTGCAactttttaattagttaattgaaaACCGAACTAAACCGAGTACTTACCAAACGAAGGATATGCCACTCCAACATCAAATCTTGGTCAACTACCAAGCTTAAAGTGAGTGAACCCAGGTCCTCAACAAAGAAGGGAAATTGCATGTCATTAACTAGTAACAAGGCTTAAATCCAACTTCAGTTCGAAtcccaaaattcaaaataattacatttaacaaattttaaattgaaatactacTACTCATTTAAGAAACATTTACTATTACTAGAATTCATGGACCAAATTAGCAAGTTCTGAATTTAGCATTTCAAGTTCACAACAAAATAATAGGGAAAAAAGAGATTTTAAAAACTAGTTCATTCTATATAATTCTTTATGCAGCAGCCAACAATCTCTACCGTCTAATACAAATAAAGCTAATTTCTACTACAGTGGGGGAAATAGAATAAAACAAATACATGAGCAAATTATGTTGATGTAAAAGCTGACGACTTGCCAGGAAATAGAAAGACACCCTCCAAAGCCTCAGGATTAATGTGGGGTAACATATTATGAGGTGAGGCTCATCTTACAGGGCACGCTTCTGGCAATTTACTTTACACAATGTACAAATAGATTGTCTCTCGGCAATTGTCATGAAACTCAACTATTAATGTTCATGCTTAACTCGAGCTTTCAATATTCCCGGCAGAGGCGGGGATGTAGGAGGCCTACCTGGTGTGATTGTCCTTGGGGGAGCAAGGATCTGTTGCTGGTACATTGCAGACATGCTAGAACCTTCACCATCTGCAGAAAAATTGTGTGCCATTTCATCGGTCTGTGGTCTCTCGCAGAATTTCATGGCCTTCAAAACATAATTGTCATCGTGGAGCTCAAAGGGAGTGCTGTAAAACAGAAAACCAATAATATGAAAATGAAGCAAAAACAAGGTAAGTGAAGAATCAAAAGATAATTTTAGCATTTGGTCACTCTTCACTTGCTTGTCAAGCGAAGGCTGCCATCGACTACAGAATTTACCCCTATACCTAGACTAGCCCCTACTTTCTCTCTCTTAGGCATTCCATGATTTATCATCAAAACATGAGTCAAATACTTATCCTATTCTAGAAGAAATCACTCAAAATACCCACAAATCCTGCTGAATGTTGCTAAGTTATGATTATAGCGTAAAAACTTTACCTATTAAAGTCAAAATGCACCAGCTGCATATCTTCCGATATTTCTACCTCAACAGTTGCATGAGGGCGTGTCTACAATTTCAAAATGACAAGAGAGTAGAAATTAAGAAACCTCAGGATTTATGAAAGATTCCAAATAACTATAAAAACATACTTTGCATCTGTTGAGCACATTCATGCTCCATCGATCGCCTATTAGCCACACCCCACTGttacaaatattatttttcattcctTAAGAAAATGAGAGATTTGCGAGGATGATAAACCTGCACCAGGATGAAAGGTAAAGCCACTCCCCCACCGGAAGCATTGCCTGAGCTGTATAGTTGCTCATTTCGTTGTATCAAATTCTGAAGACCTACAAACTGAGAAGCAAAACAAACACATGACCAAATGCCAGCAAACAAAGGGGCAAAGTGAAACTTGGTGTCCTCAAACAGCTCTCTGTCTAAATACAACAACTTGATGAATAGGAAAAATAAGAAAACTCTCAACCTAATTGCATGCAGAAAGCAATTCTGCAAACATGTTAAAATTGAAATGTGTTTTGCTTACCTGTTCCTCCAATTCATGCAAATAGGCAGCCTTTTTATCAATCCTATTTCTCAGCCCAAGCCGTTCAGTCTGTTTTTACATTTGAAGAGCTTGTTAAACTCAATATTAGATCCATAATAGTCATGGCAGATCAAGCCTACTTGACATAAAAAGACAAAATTGGGAGCTGTATTGTCACCTTTAAATCTTCAATATCACTCAGACTAGTACGAGGAAGTCCCTTCCACTGTATTTCTTTTTTATCCTTAGATATAATATCCATTGCCATTAGAACATTCAGAGCATCATAAACCCTTCGGCGGATGTTTTTCTCGTCGTACTGTTGCTGAGagtttaaaagaaaaaggggaatcAACATCGTTAATTTCACTCTTAGGATAAAAAATGAAACTTAGACATCAAAGAAGATAATATTGACATAAATAGAGTATTGCAAACCTGATCTGGTGATGCTACACTATTGCCAGGATCAGCAAATTCAGCTACAAGTTCATCTGCCACCTGGAGTAACTTTCACTCTCAGATAAAGACATGGGCTTATAAAATAAACCATCAATAGGTAAACGATAGAGCAACCTATGACTGTTGCCAAGCAAGGAGAGAAGCAAAGAAACTTCCAGCTCCCTTAAGCAAACAAAATAGTAATTCTCCAAACCTTTGAAATGCTAGAAAAGGAAGGTAAAACTTCATACACAAGCAAGCGAGTGCTGGCTAGCATGAGAAGGAATACTTGAATTTATCAATCACATCACTATATGAAAtcaatttcaaaagaaaatcaGTATCATACTGTTTGAAAGTTTGAAACGGCACAAGAACTAAGTATCCACAGTGGAACTTGATTGATGCTTAGAATAACAAAACCACTTAATCATGAAATATACTTGCCACTGTAGATTAGTAAGCAATCAGAGTAGAAAAATGGGATGATGAAAAGGAAATCACCATGATATCAATTTTTCAGGTCTACTCTGCAATgatatatcaaatatttacattacGTTATAGAGGGTAATTTTGGAGCAATTATAGCAA
This window of the Gossypium hirsutum isolate 1008001.06 chromosome A09, Gossypium_hirsutum_v2.1, whole genome shotgun sequence genome carries:
- the LOC107889593 gene encoding transcription factor-like protein DPB isoform X2, yielding MVSGSNHIQNHNHHENGEKNPTLGGASRSWGTTVSGQSVSTSGSVGSPSSRSEQAMATPASENTFLRLNHLDIHGDDAGSQGAVGKKKKRGQRAVAGDKSGRGLRQFSMKVCEKVESKGRTTYNEVADELVAEFADPGNSVASPDQQQYDEKNIRRRVYDALNVLMAMDIISKDKKEIQWKGLPRTSLSDIEDLKTERLGLRNRIDKKAAYLHELEEQFVGLQNLIQRNEQLYSSGNASGGGVALPFILVQTRPHATVEVEISEDMQLVHFDFNSTPFELHDDNYVLKAMKFCERPQTDEMAHNFSADGEGSSMSAMYQQQILAPPRTITPGRPPTSPPLPGILKARVKHEH
- the LOC107889593 gene encoding transcription factor-like protein DPB isoform X1 is translated as MVSGSNHIQNHNHHENGEKNPTLGGASRSWGTTVSGQSVSTSGSVGSPSSRSEQAMATPASENTFLRLNHLDIHGDDAGSQGAVGSKKKKRGQRAVAGDKSGRGLRQFSMKVCEKVESKGRTTYNEVADELVAEFADPGNSVASPDQQQYDEKNIRRRVYDALNVLMAMDIISKDKKEIQWKGLPRTSLSDIEDLKTERLGLRNRIDKKAAYLHELEEQFVGLQNLIQRNEQLYSSGNASGGGVALPFILVQTRPHATVEVEISEDMQLVHFDFNSTPFELHDDNYVLKAMKFCERPQTDEMAHNFSADGEGSSMSAMYQQQILAPPRTITPGRPPTSPPLPGILKARVKHEH